A stretch of the Balneola vulgaris DSM 17893 genome encodes the following:
- the recO gene encoding DNA repair protein RecO, giving the protein MITSSKTILLRSIDYQESSKIITVLCEKNGKVALMARGVKKPKNKLAGCIEVGNIIDVTYYYKPSRNIQTIKEASIGYQSLNFRKDFERASILYATLELIAQLTHENEENLEVFSFAESFIKWLGDSEFVHPSIFAYVQLRLSQIIGFGLIDDTTQENETVYLNISSGSIAHQPDSELSYKLTNLQSKFVTLVLNARNSEVFKLGLQNLELKKLINHLDVYFKYHLDGYKERRSDTIFEQMMKVT; this is encoded by the coding sequence ATGATCACTTCTTCTAAAACCATATTGCTCCGCAGCATCGATTATCAAGAATCGAGCAAGATTATCACAGTACTTTGTGAAAAAAATGGCAAAGTAGCATTGATGGCAAGAGGCGTAAAAAAGCCCAAAAATAAACTAGCAGGATGTATAGAAGTAGGTAACATTATCGATGTTACCTATTACTACAAGCCTTCCCGAAACATCCAAACCATCAAAGAGGCTTCTATAGGGTATCAGTCTTTAAACTTCCGCAAAGATTTCGAACGAGCTTCAATTTTATATGCAACGCTCGAGCTAATCGCCCAACTCACCCATGAAAATGAAGAAAATCTCGAAGTATTTTCTTTTGCTGAAAGCTTTATTAAATGGTTAGGGGATAGTGAGTTCGTTCATCCATCTATATTCGCTTATGTTCAATTACGGCTTAGCCAAATTATTGGCTTCGGTTTAATTGATGATACCACTCAAGAAAACGAAACTGTTTATTTAAATATCAGTAGTGGAAGCATTGCACATCAACCCGACTCTGAACTATCCTATAAGCTTACAAACCTTCAATCCAAGTTTGTGACCTTAGTATTGAATGCAAGGAACAGTGAAGTTTTTAAGCTTGGTTTGCAGAATCTTGAACTTAAAAAGCTTATAAATCATTTAGACGTATACTTTAAGTACCATTTAGACGGTTATAAAGAACGGCGCTCTGATACAATATTCGAACAGATGATGAAGGTAACATGA
- a CDS encoding response regulator: MSKEKKQPLVFVVEDNHAYRILIGRILEQRGFTVMLFENGIKALEMLSFVQPNIILSDIQMPGMDGFELFEEIKLKFPEAKIPFLYISSTQSESMISKANDMGSDALIRKPAQPEELFSVINTTLKNFVAA; encoded by the coding sequence ATGAGTAAAGAGAAGAAACAGCCGCTGGTTTTTGTCGTGGAAGACAACCATGCATACCGGATATTAATCGGTCGAATATTAGAACAGAGAGGATTCACTGTAATGTTATTTGAAAACGGAATTAAAGCCCTAGAGATGCTTAGTTTCGTACAGCCAAATATCATTTTATCAGATATCCAGATGCCAGGAATGGATGGCTTTGAGTTATTCGAAGAAATAAAACTCAAATTCCCTGAAGCTAAAATCCCATTTCTATACATTTCATCAACTCAATCAGAGTCTATGATTTCGAAAGCGAATGATATGGGAAGCGATGCATTAATTAGAAAACCAGCACAACCGGAAGAACTTTTTTCAGTGATAAACACTACACTAAAGAACTTCGTAGCGGCTTAA